In Tamandua tetradactyla isolate mTamTet1 chromosome 7, mTamTet1.pri, whole genome shotgun sequence, the following are encoded in one genomic region:
- the ITFG2 gene encoding KICSTOR complex protein ITFG2 isoform X3, with amino-acid sequence MRSVSYVQRVALEFSGSLFPHAICLGDVDNDTLTCVGVGDVCNKGKNLVVAVSAEGWFHLFDLTPAKVLDTSGHHETLMGEEQRPVFKQHIPANTKVMLISDIDGDGCCELVVGYTDRVVRAFRWEDLGDGAEHLTGKLVLLKKWMLEGQVDSLSVTPGPLGVPELMVSQPGCAYAILLCTWIKDAECAPASEDVKQGSRETPTAPRDVVLHQTSGRIHNKNVSTHLIGSIKQGHGPESGGSGLFALCTLDGTLKLMEEADKLLWSVQVDHQLFALEKLDVTGNGCEEVVACAWDGQTYIIDHNRTVVRFQVDENIRAFCAGLYACKEGRNSPCLVYVTFNQKIYVYWEVQLERMESTNLLKLLEAEPEYQSLLLELGVDPDDLPAVRALLHQTFYHPDRPPLCAPSSLQDPT; translated from the exons CTGACCTGCGTTGGGGTTGGAGATGTATGTAATAAAGGCAAG AACCTGGTGGTGGCAGTGAGTGCTGAAGGCTGGTTTCACTTGTTTGACCTGACCCCCGCCAAGGTCCTGGATACGTCTGGACATCATGAGACCCTCATGGGAGAGGAGCAGCGTCCAGTCTTCAAGCAGCACATCCCTGCCAACACCAAGGTCATGCTGATCAGCGACATCG ATGGAGATGGGTGTTGTGAGCTGGTGGTGGGCTACACAGACCGTGTGGTGCGGGCTTTCCGCTGGGAAGATCTGGGCGATGGCGCTGAGCATCTGACGGGGAAGCTGGTATTGCTCAAGAAATGGATGCTAGAGGGTCAG GTGGACAGTCTCTCAGTGACACCTGGGCCCCTGGGTGTTCCTGAACTGATGGTGTCCCAGCCAGGCTGTGCTTATGCAATTCTGCTGTGTACCTGGATCAAGGATGCTGAGTGTGCCCCTGCCTCCGAGGACGTCAAGCAGGGCAGCCG GGAGACCCCCACTGCCCCCCGAGATGTGGTGCTGCACCAGACGTCTGGACGCATCCACAACAAGAACGTCTCCACCCACCTCATAGGTAGCATCAAACAAG GCCACGGCCCTGAGAGTGGTGGCTCTGGCCTCTTTGCTCTCTGTACCCTGGATG GCACGCTGAAGCTTATGGAGGAAGCCGACAAGCTTCTGTGGTCAGTGCAGGTGGATCACCAGCTCTTCGCCCTAGAGAAGTTAGATGTGACG GGCAATGGATGTGAGGAGGTGGTGGCATGTGCCTGGGATGGACAGACGTATATTATTGATCATAACCGCACCGTTGTCCGCTTCCAGGTGGATGAAAACATCCGCGCCTTCTGTGCAG GCTTGTACGCCTGCAAAGAGGGCCGCAACAGCCCCTGCCTCGTGTACGTCACTTTCAACCAGAAGATCTACGTGTACTGGGAGGTGCAGCTGGAGCGGATGGAGTCAACCAACCTGCTGAAACTGCTGGAGGCTGAGCCAGAATACCAGAGCCTGCTGCTCGAGCTGGGTGTGG ATCCTGATGACCTCCCTGCGGTCCGTGCCCTGCTTCACCAAACCTTCTACCACCCTGACCGGCCCCCGCTGTGTGCTCCCTCCAGCCTGCAGGACCCCACCTAG
- the ITFG2 gene encoding KICSTOR complex protein ITFG2 isoform X1, with amino-acid sequence MRSVSYVQRVALEFSGSLFPHAICLGDVDNDTLNELVVGDTSGKLYIYKNDESRPWLTCSCQGMLTCVGVGDVCNKGKNLVVAVSAEGWFHLFDLTPAKVLDTSGHHETLMGEEQRPVFKQHIPANTKVMLISDIDGDGCCELVVGYTDRVVRAFRWEDLGDGAEHLTGKLVLLKKWMLEGQVDSLSVTPGPLGVPELMVSQPGCAYAILLCTWIKDAECAPASEDVKQGSRETPTAPRDVVLHQTSGRIHNKNVSTHLIGSIKQGHGPESGGSGLFALCTLDGTLKLMEEADKLLWSVQVDHQLFALEKLDVTGNGCEEVVACAWDGQTYIIDHNRTVVRFQVDENIRAFCAGLYACKEGRNSPCLVYVTFNQKIYVYWEVQLERMESTNLLKLLEAEPEYQSLLLELGVDPDDLPAVRALLHQTFYHPDRPPLCAPSSLQDPT; translated from the exons TTAAACGAACTGGTGGTGGGAGACACCAGCGGAAAGCTGTACATATATAAGAATGATGAGAGCCGGCCGTGGCTCACCTGTTCCTGCCAGGGAATG CTGACCTGCGTTGGGGTTGGAGATGTATGTAATAAAGGCAAG AACCTGGTGGTGGCAGTGAGTGCTGAAGGCTGGTTTCACTTGTTTGACCTGACCCCCGCCAAGGTCCTGGATACGTCTGGACATCATGAGACCCTCATGGGAGAGGAGCAGCGTCCAGTCTTCAAGCAGCACATCCCTGCCAACACCAAGGTCATGCTGATCAGCGACATCG ATGGAGATGGGTGTTGTGAGCTGGTGGTGGGCTACACAGACCGTGTGGTGCGGGCTTTCCGCTGGGAAGATCTGGGCGATGGCGCTGAGCATCTGACGGGGAAGCTGGTATTGCTCAAGAAATGGATGCTAGAGGGTCAG GTGGACAGTCTCTCAGTGACACCTGGGCCCCTGGGTGTTCCTGAACTGATGGTGTCCCAGCCAGGCTGTGCTTATGCAATTCTGCTGTGTACCTGGATCAAGGATGCTGAGTGTGCCCCTGCCTCCGAGGACGTCAAGCAGGGCAGCCG GGAGACCCCCACTGCCCCCCGAGATGTGGTGCTGCACCAGACGTCTGGACGCATCCACAACAAGAACGTCTCCACCCACCTCATAGGTAGCATCAAACAAG GCCACGGCCCTGAGAGTGGTGGCTCTGGCCTCTTTGCTCTCTGTACCCTGGATG GCACGCTGAAGCTTATGGAGGAAGCCGACAAGCTTCTGTGGTCAGTGCAGGTGGATCACCAGCTCTTCGCCCTAGAGAAGTTAGATGTGACG GGCAATGGATGTGAGGAGGTGGTGGCATGTGCCTGGGATGGACAGACGTATATTATTGATCATAACCGCACCGTTGTCCGCTTCCAGGTGGATGAAAACATCCGCGCCTTCTGTGCAG GCTTGTACGCCTGCAAAGAGGGCCGCAACAGCCCCTGCCTCGTGTACGTCACTTTCAACCAGAAGATCTACGTGTACTGGGAGGTGCAGCTGGAGCGGATGGAGTCAACCAACCTGCTGAAACTGCTGGAGGCTGAGCCAGAATACCAGAGCCTGCTGCTCGAGCTGGGTGTGG ATCCTGATGACCTCCCTGCGGTCCGTGCCCTGCTTCACCAAACCTTCTACCACCCTGACCGGCCCCCGCTGTGTGCTCCCTCCAGCCTGCAGGACCCCACCTAG